CGCGCGGGTCGGACGCTTCGTTCAGATCTCGGTGGCCGACACGGGCACCGGCATGTCGGAGGAGATCCAGCGTCACGTCTTCGAGCCCTTCTTCACCACCAAGGCGGCGGGGAAGGGGACCGGCATTGGCCTCTCCACGGTGTACGGCATCGTCCGGCAGCACGAGGGCTGGATCCACGTCTATTCCGAGCTGGGCACCGGCACCGTGTTTCATCTCTACCTCCCGGCGACGGCGGAGGGCGTGAGCCGCGTCACGGCGGAGCCGGCGCTGGAGACCCTGCGCGGCGCCGGCGAGAGGATCCTGGTGGTGGAAGACGACGACAGCGTGCGCAATCTCATGGCCCACATGCTCGGCCAGAACGGGTACGAGGCCATACTGGCCGGCAGCGCCGAGGAAGCCCTGGACGTCTTCGGGCGCGAACAGGGCAAATTCGATCTGATTTGCAGCGACGTTGTTCTCCCGAAACGAAGCGGGTTCGACCTCGTCGAGCAACTGAAGCAAAGCAATTCCGCGCTAAAGGTGCTCATGGTCAGCGGGTACACCGATGACCGTACCCGCTGGCCGCAAATTCGCGAGAAGGGCTGGCGCTATCTTCAGAAGCCGGTGGGCCTGCGCACGCTCCTGCGCACGCTGGCTGAAATGCTGCGGCCCCCGCCCGGCAGCGTGACGGGGTCATGATGGAGGGCGGCCGGCCCCGGCCGCCGAGACATAGGCCACCGTATAGGTCGCTTTGACTCCGCCGCCGTCCGGATACCGGTGATCATACTCGCGGCTCACTCCCGCGAGTTCGCCCCTTGTCAGCGGAAGCGCGGCCCTCGAAACCGCGCCGCCGGTGAGGCCCAACTCGTGAATATGGCACAGGAAATCCCGGGCCGAGGGATGATGCTCTTCCAGGCTCTCCTCCCGCCAGTCCGCGATAGTCCATCCGGAAGAGGTCAGGGAGTCCTGCGTTTCGCTTGCCGTCGGCAGTCGCCCGGCCGGCGGCTTGGAAGGCACGGCCTGCATCCGGACCGCCCGGAGCTCACCCAGCGTGCCGTCCAGCATGATCGAAAACACCAGTCGCCCGCCCGGCGCCAGCAACCCGCGGAGCTTGCGGAAACCGTCTTCCAACGGATCGATCCAGTGCAGGGAACAGTTGGAGGCGATGAGGTCGTACCGGGCACCGCCGTCGAAGGCCAGCAGGTCGGTCGCGTGCCAGGACACACCCGGACAGAGCCGCCGGGCGGCTTCGACCATCCGCGGCGAGTGATCCAAAGCCTCGACGCGGGCGCCCGGGTAGCGCGCGGCCAGGCGGCGCGTCAGCAGGCCCGTCCCGCATCCGACCTCCAGGACGCGCCGGACCGTTTCCGGCGCGGGCAGCCACGCGATCAAGCGCTCCGCCACGGTGTTCTGCACCGAAGCCCGCGCTTCGTACGTGTCCGCCGAGACGTCAAACCGGAGCCGGAGCGAGCCGCCGTTCACGAGAGGGTCTCCAGGAAACGAAGAAGGGGTTCGGCCGTCCAATCCGGATGATCGAGGGGAAGGCGATGCCCGGCATCAGTGAACGTATCCAGAATCGTTCCCCTGCGGCGCGAGAACATCCATTCCGCCGCGCCGATTGGAATGATCCGATCGCGGCATCCGTGTATCAGCAGGCGGGGGATGGAAAGGGCCGTCCACAACGGGCGCAACTCGGCATGCGCGAGATACTTCAACTGCGCCGCCAGCCGATCCGCGCCCGCCGCCAGGGCCCGGTTTGCGAATTCCCCGGCCGCGTCCTCGCCGGGAAAGTTGGGATAGGAGGCATTTCGGAAGAAGTCCACGAGGGTCCGTTCCGGGGCCCGGCGAAAAGCCTGTTCCATGGCCTGAAGCGTCCGGGGGGGGACGCCCTCCGTGAAATCCGGGGCCGCCGCCAGGCGCGGCGCGCTGGAGATCATGACCAGGGCGGCCACGCGCTTCGGCTCCGCCGCCGCCGCTTCGAGCGCGATCATCCCGCCCATGGACCAGCCAACAAGGACGCAGGGTTCCCGGCCCATTTCGCGGATCAGGCCTGCCGCATAGCTCGGTCCCCCCGCGAGGTCGTTGATCCCCAGCACCCGCGCGGGCCGATCGTGTGGCAGGCGCTCGGTCAGCGGATCAAGGTCTTCCGCGGTGTGGGCCCAGCCGGAAACGAGGAGCAGGGGCGCCTTCACGCCAGGCCCTCCGCGCGGGCGGCCGCGACGATCTTGTGCGCGGCCTCCTCCAGGTCGGCGGGCTCGTGGGCGAGACTGATCGAAAACCGGAGCCGGGCCGTACCGGGCGGAACCGTGGGCGGCCGTATCGCCACCGCCAGGATTCCGTCGTTTTTCAGGCGGCGCGAGAGCGACAGGGCCTTCGCGTTGTCGCCGACTTTCACCGGCACGATTTGGCTGGCCGAGTTCAGCGTGTCGAGCCCGGCCGCTTGCAGCGTCGCCCGGAACCCGGCCGCCCGGGCCAGCAGCTCTCGTCCCATGTCCGGCCGCTTGGAAAGCACCAGGAGCGCGCCCAGCGCCGCGCCCAGTACCGCGGGGGGCGGCGCGGTGGTATAGATGAACGCGCGCGCCTTGTTGACCAGCCAGGCGCGCAGGTCCTCGCCGCAGGCCACGAATCCGCCGTAGCCCCCGAGCGCCTTGCTCAAGGTTCCCATCGACACCTCGATCCGGTTCGCGAGCCCGTATTCGGAAATCAGGCCGGCCCCGCCGGGTCCGTACACGCCGGTCGCATGAGCTTCGTCCACCAGCATCAGGACGTTATGCCGGGCCGCCGCGGCGGCGAGGTCGGGCAGCGGCGCCCGGTCGCCGTCCATGCTGAACACGCTTTCGGTGAGCACCAGCCGGCGCCGCGCGGGGTGGCCGGACAGCAGTTCGTCGAGATGCGTCGCGTCGTTGTGCCGGAAGCGAAGCAGGCGGGCGCGGCTCAACACGGCGGCGTCGAGGAGGCTGGCGTGGGCGAGGCGGTCCGCCAGCACCAGGTCATCCGGGCCGACCAGCGCGGGAATCGTCCCGGCGTTGGTCAGGTAGCCGCTGCCGAACACCAGCGCGGCCGGATATCCCTTGAATTCCGCCAGTCGCCGCTCGAGCTCTTCGTGAAGAGGCAGGGTGCCGGTCACCAGCCGCGAGGCGGTGGCGCCGGCGCCGTATTCGTGCAGGGCCTTGGCCGCGCTCTCGACCACGCGCGGGTGGCGTGCCAGGCCGAGATAGTCGTTGCTGGAGAAATTGAGCAGGGGTCGGCCGTCCACCGTGACCCTCCCGCCCGTGGCGGGGTAGGGCGTGAGGTGTCGATCGAGATGCGCGGAGCGCAGCTCGGTCAGGGCGTCATCCATCCAGTTTTCGCCTTGCATGGCGGCCAGTTTAAGCGACCGATGGACAGGATGCGACCCTTATGATAAGGCTGCCCCCTCATGAACTGGCCGGACATTGGGGAGCGGGTGAAGGCGGGCGGGGGGCTGACGCGCGGCGAGGCCATGGCCGTGCTGCAAGCGTCCGACGACGACCTGCTCGCGGTGATGCAGGCCGCCTTCGTGGTCCGCCGCCATTACTTCGGCCGCGACGTGAACCTGCACATCCTCCGCAACGCGCAGAGCGGGGCCTGCGGCGAGAACTGCGCCTTTTGCAGCCAGTCCGCCGTGTCCGGCGCGGCGATCGAGCGGTATCCCCTCCAGTCCGTCGAGGAGATCGTGGCGGGCGCGATCGAGGCGCAGCGGGCCGGCGCGGTCAAGTACTGCGTCGTCACCAGCGGCCGCGCGCCGGCGGAAGAAATCCTGGAGACCTTCTGCGAGGCGGCGCGCCGCATTCGCCGGCAAGCGACCCTGCACCTTTGCGTTTCGCCAGGCCTGCTTACCGGGGAGCAGGCCCGGGCCCTGGCGAGGGCCGGGGTGCACCGGGTCAATCACAACCTGGAGACTTCCCGCCGCCATTTCCCTTCCATCTGCGACACGCATACCTATGACGATCGGGTCGCCACCGTCCGGGCCGTGAAGGCGGCCGGCATGGAGGTCTGTTGCGGGGGGATCCTGGGGTTGGGCGAAAGTCTGGAGGATCGCGTGGACCTGGCGTTTGCCCTGCGCGAAATGGAAGTGGAATCCATCCCGGTCAATTTCTTCAATCCGCGGCCGGGCACGCCGCTGGCGGACCGGCCTCCGCTGGGCGCGATGGACGGATTGCGCGGGTTGGCGATGTTCCGGCTGGTGAACCCGTGGCGGGACATCCGGGCGGCGGGGGGGCGCGAGGCCTGTCTGGGTTCGTTGCAGGCGTTGGCCTTGTACGCCGCCAATTCCATCTTCACCAACGGCTACCTGACCACGCCGGGCCAGGGCAGGCCCGCGGACATCCGGATGCTCGAAGACGCGGGATTCCGTCCGGCGAAGCTGGAGATGTAGACTGGAAGGTCCGTTTTGACCAGGCACGGTCGGGCCACCGCGCAGGGATTGATAAGCATGGACATCCGGGAAATCACTACCCGCAGCGCCCTCGTGCGATCCCGCATCCCGGGCATCGAGTTCGTGATCAATCCCTACCTCGGTTGCGGCCACGGCTGCCGGTACTGTTACGCCGTGTTCATGACCAAGTACTCCCGTCACCACGCCGGCTCGGGCTGGGGTTCGTTCGTGGAAGCCAAAACGAATATTGTGACCGTTTTGCTCGACGAGTTGCGCCGCAAGCGGAAGGCCGCCACCGCCATGCTCTCCAGCGTCTGCGATCCCTACCAGCCCGCGGAGCGACGATACAAGCTGACGCGGGGTTGTCTGGCCGCCTTGCGAGATTATCGCTGGGGCGTGGAAATCCTGACCCGCTCGCCGCTGGTGCTGCGGGACCTGGACCTGCTGAAATCCATCCCGGGAGTTTCCGTGGGGATGAGCATCCCGACCGATGACGATCGTGTCCGCCGGGTAACCGAACCCTCCGCGCCCCCGATCGGCAGCCGGATCGAGACCCTTCGCCGTCTGAAGCAGTCCGGCGTGTCCACATGGGCCTTCATTGCCCCCATGCTGCCCATGAACCCGGAGCGCCTGGCCGAAATGGTCGCGCCGGTGGCGGACACCGTCATGCTGTCCGCGTTGAATTACGTCGGGCAGGTGTCCGCTCTTTTCCGGCGCATGGGGTGGGGGCCGGCCCTGACCCGGGTGTATTCCGGAGAGATGCGGCAAAGGCTGACCCGCATCCTGGGCGCCCGCATGAGCGACGTCCGGGAGGCCTGATCCCGCAAAATTCAGTTCCGGCGCACTTCCACACCTTGCAAGGTGTGGAAGTGATATCCGGTCATGATGAAAGTCCTCTTGCCGGCACTTCTTCGACGATACCAAATGACATTACCATCTTATATTGTGTGTGTTGCATAGCAAGCAAACCCAGGCAGCTCCGAATGGCCCGTTGAGAACACATTCCACACCTTGCAAGGTGTGGAATAGATTTGATTCGCAAGAGAAACGTGCGCTATCCGATGGCGATCATGCGCTCGACCGCGCGGAGCGCCCGCAGGCGGATCTCTTCGGGGACCTCGATCACGTAGCGGTTCAGCTTCAAGGCGTTCAGCGTGTCTTCCAGCGTGATCTCGTTCATGTGCGGGCAGCGCAGGCTGCAGATGCGTACCATTTCTTTCTCGGGATTCTCCGCGGCAATGTTATCGGCCATGCTGCACTCGGTCAGCAGGAGATACCTTCGCGCGTCGGAATTCTTTACGTGTCGCACCATGGCCATCGTGCTGCCCGCGAAGTCCGCGGCCCGCACCACCTCCGGCCGGCATTCCGGGTGGGCCAGGACCACCACGTCGGGGAACTGCCGGCGGGCGTTTTTCACGTCCTCCACCGTGAAGCGGTCGTGCACCTCGCACGAGCCGGTCCAGCCGATCATCTGGTAGTCGAGGTTCTCCGGCGCGCCGGCTTTCCGGCCGCTCTTCCGCGTCGGGAAGATGATCCGCTTGCCCGTCTCCTTCGCCACGTTGCGCGCCAGGAATTCGTCCGGCAGGAAAATGACGCGGTCGGTCTTCAGCGATTCGACCACCGCGGCGGCGTTGCCCGACGTGCAGCAGACGTCCGACTCGGCCTTCACGTCGGCATACGTGTTCACGTAGGTGACCACCGGCACGCCGGGAAACTGCTGCTTGAGCTTGCGCACATCCTCGGCCGTGATGCTCTCGGCCAGCGAGCAGCCCGCGCGCTGGGCCGGCAGGAGCACCGTGCGGCGGGGATTCAGGATCTTGGCCGTTTCCGCCATGAACTTGACCCCGCAGAACACGATGATGTCCTGGTCCGACTGCGCGGCCTTGCGGCTCAACTCGAGCGAGTCGCCGGTGAAGTCGGGCACGGAGTGGTAGAGCGCCGGCTCCATGTAATTATGCGCGAGGATTACGGCGTTGCGCTCCCGCTTGAGCCGCATGATCTCGTCGGCGAGCCCGGCCTTGTAACGGAGTTCCACGTCCGGCACAACGTGGCCCAGCCGGGCCTTCATTTTCTCATACATTTCCTGGGCGGACATGAATCACCTTTCAGGGAAAGGTAGGCTGGTTCCCGGCGGATTTCAACCGCAAGCTGCCATGGGGTTTTGGTTGCGCCGGTGCCGGGGCGCGGGGATACTGAAGCGGAAGATTGCCATGAGCGTGGACATGCCCAGTTCCCCGGCGCCGGAGGAGGCCGGCGCGCCCCGCCGGTCCCGCGCCGCCCGGCGCGAGCAGGCCGCCTGCGACGCCGTGCGCACGTTCCTGCGCGACCTGCACCAGGCTCGATTCGGCCCGGCCCTGCCGCGGCCGGATCAGACGGACCTTTCGCTCAAACTCAAGGTTCGGCCCGGCGCGGACTGGGCCCTGGCGTTCGAGCCCCCGCTGGGCGAGCAACTGGAGGAGCAACTGGAGGAGTGGCAGGCCGGCCGTGACGCGTTTCGCGAAGGGCGGGTCTACTGCTTCCGCTGCGATACCTCGGAATGCGAACACGCCCGGCCCGCCTCATCCCTGGAGGTTTTCAAGGAATACGCTCCGAACGGAACACCAGAATGGCATGAACTGCCCCAGGCCCTGTTGGCGGCGGCCGACGAGCGCGTGGACCGTCTCTACCGGGAGGGCGGGGGGCTCGTGGCCTTGTTCCAGCCGGGCCGCCTGCTGCGCGGACGCCAGCTATCCTCTTTCGGGCGCTCTTCCCGGACCTATGCCATCCTGGCCCAGGTGGCGGCGGGATTTTTCCCGGTGCCGGCCGGCTCCCGCGCGGAGCCCGGGACCCGCCTGGCCATTTCGTTCCAGGCCGTGGAAGCGCGCGGGCCACGCGGCGAACGCCTCCTGCGGCTGAATCCAGTGGTGGGCGCGGACGTGGCCTCCCTGCACGAGCATCTCGCCTCGGGCTGGCAACCCGCGCTCTTCCGGGCCTGGAAAACGGCCCGGCAGGAGATTGAACACCTGGAACGCCGGCTTCATGAGGCGGGCGGCGGGCCCCGCGTGAGCGAGATCATGCGCCGGCTTCCGGGCCTCATGCACCGGTTGGCGGTATCCCTCGAACGCGGAGGCCGGCAGGAAAACCGCCGCACGCACCACGTCGAGCTGCGCCGGCAAGAGCACCGCCCCGTGCACAAGGCGCTGGAAGACGCGCGGGAAGCCACCGCGGGACGGGTGTTCGACGACGAGAAGACGGGCGCCACGGTGGCCTGCGGGCCGCAATCCAGAGCCCACGCCTTCAACCGGGATGGGCGGCATGTGACCAGCTTTATCCTGCGGCCGCAGGCGATCGAACTGCGCGTGCGCACGCGAAGGTGGCGCGTGTTGACCCCGGCGGAAGTGGAGGACTTCAGGAGGCGCGTGGCG
The DNA window shown above is from Kiritimatiellia bacterium and carries:
- a CDS encoding response regulator, whose product is ARVGRFVQISVADTGTGMSEEIQRHVFEPFFTTKAAGKGTGIGLSTVYGIVRQHEGWIHVYSELGTGTVFHLYLPATAEGVSRVTAEPALETLRGAGERILVVEDDDSVRNLMAHMLGQNGYEAILAGSAEEALDVFGREQGKFDLICSDVVLPKRSGFDLVEQLKQSNSALKVLMVSGYTDDRTRWPQIREKGWRYLQKPVGLRTLLRTLAEMLRPPPGSVTGS
- a CDS encoding methyltransferase domain-containing protein, whose protein sequence is MNGGSLRLRFDVSADTYEARASVQNTVAERLIAWLPAPETVRRVLEVGCGTGLLTRRLAARYPGARVEALDHSPRMVEAARRLCPGVSWHATDLLAFDGGARYDLIASNCSLHWIDPLEDGFRKLRGLLAPGGRLVFSIMLDGTLGELRAVRMQAVPSKPPAGRLPTASETQDSLTSSGWTIADWREESLEEHHPSARDFLCHIHELGLTGGAVSRAALPLTRGELAGVSREYDHRYPDGGGVKATYTVAYVSAAGAGRPPS
- a CDS encoding alpha/beta fold hydrolase, with translation MKAPLLLVSGWAHTAEDLDPLTERLPHDRPARVLGINDLAGGPSYAAGLIREMGREPCVLVGWSMGGMIALEAAAAEPKRVAALVMISSAPRLAAAPDFTEGVPPRTLQAMEQAFRRAPERTLVDFFRNASYPNFPGEDAAGEFANRALAAGADRLAAQLKYLAHAELRPLWTALSIPRLLIHGCRDRIIPIGAAEWMFSRRRGTILDTFTDAGHRLPLDHPDWTAEPLLRFLETLS
- the bioF gene encoding 8-amino-7-oxononanoate synthase yields the protein MDDALTELRSAHLDRHLTPYPATGGRVTVDGRPLLNFSSNDYLGLARHPRVVESAAKALHEYGAGATASRLVTGTLPLHEELERRLAEFKGYPAALVFGSGYLTNAGTIPALVGPDDLVLADRLAHASLLDAAVLSRARLLRFRHNDATHLDELLSGHPARRRLVLTESVFSMDGDRAPLPDLAAAAARHNVLMLVDEAHATGVYGPGGAGLISEYGLANRIEVSMGTLSKALGGYGGFVACGEDLRAWLVNKARAFIYTTAPPPAVLGAALGALLVLSKRPDMGRELLARAAGFRATLQAAGLDTLNSASQIVPVKVGDNAKALSLSRRLKNDGILAVAIRPPTVPPGTARLRFSISLAHEPADLEEAAHKIVAAARAEGLA
- the bioB gene encoding biotin synthase BioB is translated as MNWPDIGERVKAGGGLTRGEAMAVLQASDDDLLAVMQAAFVVRRHYFGRDVNLHILRNAQSGACGENCAFCSQSAVSGAAIERYPLQSVEEIVAGAIEAQRAGAVKYCVVTSGRAPAEEILETFCEAARRIRRQATLHLCVSPGLLTGEQARALARAGVHRVNHNLETSRRHFPSICDTHTYDDRVATVRAVKAAGMEVCCGGILGLGESLEDRVDLAFALREMEVESIPVNFFNPRPGTPLADRPPLGAMDGLRGLAMFRLVNPWRDIRAAGGREACLGSLQALALYAANSIFTNGYLTTPGQGRPADIRMLEDAGFRPAKLEM
- a CDS encoding radical SAM protein, with translation MDIREITTRSALVRSRIPGIEFVINPYLGCGHGCRYCYAVFMTKYSRHHAGSGWGSFVEAKTNIVTVLLDELRRKRKAATAMLSSVCDPYQPAERRYKLTRGCLAALRDYRWGVEILTRSPLVLRDLDLLKSIPGVSVGMSIPTDDDRVRRVTEPSAPPIGSRIETLRRLKQSGVSTWAFIAPMLPMNPERLAEMVAPVADTVMLSALNYVGQVSALFRRMGWGPALTRVYSGEMRQRLTRILGARMSDVREA
- the nadA gene encoding quinolinate synthase NadA; translated protein: MSAQEMYEKMKARLGHVVPDVELRYKAGLADEIMRLKRERNAVILAHNYMEPALYHSVPDFTGDSLELSRKAAQSDQDIIVFCGVKFMAETAKILNPRRTVLLPAQRAGCSLAESITAEDVRKLKQQFPGVPVVTYVNTYADVKAESDVCCTSGNAAAVVESLKTDRVIFLPDEFLARNVAKETGKRIIFPTRKSGRKAGAPENLDYQMIGWTGSCEVHDRFTVEDVKNARRQFPDVVVLAHPECRPEVVRAADFAGSTMAMVRHVKNSDARRYLLLTECSMADNIAAENPEKEMVRICSLRCPHMNEITLEDTLNALKLNRYVIEVPEEIRLRALRAVERMIAIG